Proteins from one Oryza sativa Japonica Group chromosome 12, ASM3414082v1 genomic window:
- the LOC4352683 gene encoding uncharacterized protein, which yields MSSATATASGGLHAAGGEWLGELSAALQGKWQAMVSTDQRRRRQRGDEADEKKGVAGAGAALGVETRRRKEEGDVGACGGAMSDTTVFLLLDHFAPS from the coding sequence ATgtcttcggcgacggcgacggcgtccggTGGGCTGcatgccgccggcggcgagtggcTCGGCGAGCTCTCCGCCGCGCTGCAGGGGAAGTGGCAGGCCATGGTGAGCAcagaccagcggcggcggcggcagaggggaGATGAGGCAGACGAGAAGAAgggggtcgccggcgccggcgccgccctcggcgtggagacgaggaggaggaaagaggagggagacgtcggcgcgtgcggcggcgccatgTCCGACAccaccgtcttcctcctcctcgaccaCTTCGCGCCCAGCTGA
- the LOC4352684 gene encoding extra-large guanine nucleotide-binding protein 1, with amino-acid sequence MAAAGEYSFAAEYDGPPLPYSLPRAIPLDLSRIPLASLSSPTSPPPPTAPPLPVVRPLTPSSLCSAIHGHRAGVSSAAAGAAAAQSSSSSSSAAASASAGGGGGVAGAAAVDSPTSVIENHHAALHHSAELPSTPSDDDENADEDDYDGRRAGAPPPPLLKSHHQPMVTFAETSGSLLQSSEDDDDDEEDEEEDEEYGEDAMPVRSSGSLSPAHWRGASKSRGCFRCGKGGSFWARGDKEACLACGARYCGGCLLRAMGSMPEGRKCLDCIGRPVAESKRDSLGRGSRVLRRLLSATEVELVMRSERECAANQLRPEDVYVNGTKLSPEELVMLQGCQCPPSKLRPGFYWYDKVSGFWGKEGHKPHCIISPNLNVGGALDQKASNGNTGILINGREITKSELQMLKLAGVQCAGKPHFWVNADGTYQEEGQKTVKGKIWDKPIVKLLSPVLSLPTPNKANNQCGEEPVNVVNRPIPDYLEQRTIQKLLLVGSGTNTILKQAKFLYKSRPFSVEECEDLRLIIQSNIYNYLGILLEGRERFEEEAIADRRTTCQSDPSSSGHCEPELCNDITEYYIAPRLKAFSDWILKAMAIGNLEDIFPAASREYAPMVEELWKDPAIQATYNRRSELPFLPSAASYFLDKAVDISRTEYELSDMDILYADGITSSDGLASTDFSFPQLALDGRGFDEPDPQDTLLRYQLIRINNKGLHENCKWLQMFDDVRLVIFCVAVSDYDEYYEDANGNVVNKMMETRQLFESIALHPIFEQMDFLLLLTKFDILEQKIGKSPLTSCDWFSDFTPLVSRNLINGTSKSSRGSSTGSTLAQMAGHYIAVKFKSVFQSFTERKLYVSYVNALDQESVRSAIRYGREIIKWEDEKPVFGSSETTYSEEPSSYSH; translated from the exons atggcggcggcgggggagtaCTCGTTCGCGGCGGAGTACGACGGCCCGCCGCTGCCCTACTCGCTGCCGCGCGCCATCCCGCTCGACCTGTCGCGGATCCCGCTCGCCTCGCTCTCGTCCCccacctcgccaccgccacccacggcgccgccgctccccgtcgTGCGCCCCCTCacgccctcctccctctgctccGCCATCCACGGCCACCGCGCCGGGGTTTCCTCCGCTGCTGCTGGTGCCGCCGCGGCGcagtcgtcgtcatcgtcgtcctccgctgccgcctccgcctccgcgggtggtggtggtggggttgctggggcagcggcggtggattCACCCACCTCCGTCATCGAGAACCACCACGCGGCTCTCCACCACTCCGCCGAGCTCCCGTCGACgccctccgacgacgacgagaacgcgGATGAGGACGACTACGATGGACGCAGggcgggtgcgccgccgccgccgctgttgaaGTCCCACCACCAGCCCATGGTCACCTTCGCGGAGACCAGCGGCTCCCTCCTCCAATCctcggaagacgacgacgacgacgaggaggatgaggaggaagacgaggaatACGGCGAGGACGCCATGCCCGTGCGATCGAGCggctccctctcccccgcgcacTGGAGGGGAGCCTCCAAATCCCGTGGTTGCTTCAGATGCGGGAAAGGGGGCAGCTTCTGGGCCCGCGGGGACAAGGAGGCTTGCCTCGCCTGCGGCGCGCGGTACTGCGGTGGTTGCTTGCTCCGGGCGATGGGGTCCATGCCGGAGGGGCGCAAGTGCCTGGACTGCATAGGGCGGCCGGTGGCCGAGTCAAAGCGGGATTCGCTGGGGAGAGGCTCACGTGTGCTGCGGCGGCTGCTCAGCGCCACGGAGGTGGAGCTTGTCATGAGGAGCGAGCGGGAATGCGCCGCCAACCAGCTGCGACCGGAGGACGTGTATGTGAATGGCACCAAGCTGTCGCCGGAGGAGCTCGTCATGCTGCAGGGGTGCCAGTGCCCTCCTTCTAAGCTCCGGCCGGGGTTCTATTGGTACGACAAGGTTTCCGGCTTCTGGGGAAAG GAGGGTCACAAGCCCCATTGCATAATAAGCCCAAATCTAAATGTTGGAGGCGCTCTAGATCAAAAGGCCAGCAACGGGAACACTGGGATCTTGATAAACGGCCGCGAGATTACGAAATCTGAGCTGCAAATGCTTAAG TTGGCAGGAGTTCAATGTGCTGGAAAACCTCACTTTTGGGTGAATGCTGATGGGACTTACCAAGAGGAAGGACAAAAAACAGTTAAAGGCAAGATTTGGGATAAG CCTATTGTGAAGCTGCTTAGTCCTGTCCTATCACTGCCAACGCCTAACAAAGCAAATAATCAATGCGGTGAAGAGCCAGTGAATGTGGTAAATCGACCCATCCCTGACTACTTGGAGCAAAGGACCATTCAGAAGCTCCTGTTGGTTGGATCAGGGACAAACACCATACTCAAGCAG GCCAAGTTCTTGTACAAGAGCAGACCATTTTCTGTAGAGGAGTGTGAAGATCTCAGACTTATCATACAAAGTAACATATACAACTACCTTGGTATACTACTTGAAGGGCGTGAAAGATTTGAAGAGGAAGCTATAGCTGACAGAAGAACTACCTGCCAAAGTGATCCTTCTAGCTCTG GCCATTGTGAACCAGAGCTTTGTAATGACATTACTGAGTACTATATTGCTCCACGCCTGAAAGCATTCTCTGATTGGATTCTAAAAGCTATGGCCATAGGTAATCTTGAAGACATTTTCCCTGCAGCTAGTCGTGAATATGCACCAATGGTTGAGGAACTATGGAAAGATCCTGCTATTCAAGCTACATATAACCGGAGAAGTGAACTGCCATTCCTTCCATCTGCTGCTAGTTATTTCCTTGACAAG GCTGTTGATATTTCCCGAACGGAATATGAGCTCTCTGATATGGATATCCTTTACGCTGATGGGATAACATCCTCAGATGGGTTAGCATCTACAGATTTCTCCTTCCCACAACTGGCTTTGGACGGGCGGGGTTTTGATGAGCCAGATCCACAAGACACTTTGCTAAG GTACCAACTAATAAGAATAAACAACAAAGGATTGCATGAGAACTGTAAATGGCTGCAAATGTTCGATGATGTGAGGCTTGTTATCTTCTGTGTTGCGGTCAGCGACTATGATGAGTACTACGAGGATGCAAACGGCAATGTTGTGAACAAGATGATGGAGACCAGGCAGCTATTTGAGAGCATTGCCCTTCATCCGATATTTGAGCAGATGGATTTCCTTCTACTTCTCACCAAGTTTGATATCCTAGAGCAGAAGATCGGCAAATCTCCTTTAACATCATGCGACTGGTTCAGCGACTTCACTCCCCTGGTAAGCCGCAATCTGATCAACGGCACCAGCAAAAGCTCGCGGGGCAGCTCCACTGGCTCGACATTGGCGCAGATGGCGGGTCACTACATTGCGGTGAAGTTCAAGAGCGTATTCCAGTCGTTCACGGAGCGGAAACTCTACGTGTCCTACGTGAACGCCCTGGACCAGGAGTCGGTCCGCTCCGCGATCCGCTATGGAAGGGAGATCATCAAGTGGGAAGACGAGAAGCCCGTGTTTGGGTCCAGCGAGACGACATACAGCGAGGAGCCGAGCTCCTACTCTCACTGA